One Fibrobacterota bacterium DNA window includes the following coding sequences:
- the typA gene encoding translational GTPase TypA, with translation MKSSHIRNVAIIAHVDHGKTTLVDGLLRQSGVFREGAVMTERVMDSNDQERERGITILSKNASVQYKDYLINIVDTPGHADFGGQVERVLGTVDGALLIVDAWEGPMAQTRFVTKKALEMGLTLAVVINKIDRPGCEPHKALDKVFDLFVELGANHDQLDFGHIFAAGRNGTCRREMTDPDSNFMPLFEMIVNKIPAPTIGTSPNPLVQITSLDFQEFMGRLAVGRLRQGSLKTNQTVTHINEAGQAKKVRITKILFPEGVKLKEIDEAIAGQIVCLAGIPDFTLGDTLTGEEPPVALPRIKVDPPTISMRFSVNDSPFCGKDGGRYLTSNHIAERLEREAVSDVALRVNKSGDGAYIVAGRGVLHLSVLIEKMRRESYEFTVGRPRVITHEEDGVEMEPVETITIDVPEVYAGAVIDEINKRKGDMRDMQLEGTQNRLIYDIPARGLIGLRSKLMSLSKGYAVFQQIFKGYEPMKGAIEQRPNGALICKERGVSVAYALWKLEERGTMFIGPQVDVYTGMIVGENNRGEDLVININKGKQLTNMRTTSSDEATVLTPHRQLSLEEALEFINDDEALEITPKNIRIRKILLDENQRKRAG, from the coding sequence ATGAAAAGTTCGCATATCCGCAACGTCGCCATTATCGCCCACGTCGATCACGGAAAGACCACCCTCGTCGACGGCCTTCTCCGCCAAAGCGGCGTGTTCCGGGAAGGCGCGGTCATGACCGAACGCGTCATGGACTCCAACGACCAGGAGCGCGAGCGCGGGATCACCATCTTGTCCAAGAATGCCTCGGTGCAGTATAAGGACTATCTGATCAACATCGTGGACACCCCCGGGCACGCCGATTTCGGCGGTCAGGTGGAACGCGTGCTCGGCACCGTGGACGGCGCCCTGTTGATCGTGGACGCATGGGAAGGCCCCATGGCGCAGACCCGCTTCGTCACCAAGAAGGCCTTGGAAATGGGCCTCACCTTGGCGGTAGTCATCAACAAGATCGATCGTCCCGGCTGCGAGCCCCACAAGGCCCTCGACAAGGTCTTCGATCTGTTCGTCGAACTCGGCGCCAACCATGACCAGCTCGATTTCGGCCACATCTTCGCCGCGGGCCGCAACGGCACCTGCCGCCGCGAGATGACGGATCCGGATTCCAACTTCATGCCCCTGTTCGAGATGATCGTGAATAAGATCCCGGCGCCCACCATCGGCACCTCGCCGAATCCGCTGGTCCAGATCACCTCCTTGGATTTCCAGGAGTTCATGGGCCGCTTGGCCGTGGGCCGTTTGCGCCAGGGAAGCCTCAAGACCAACCAGACCGTCACGCATATCAACGAGGCCGGCCAGGCCAAGAAGGTGCGTATCACCAAGATCCTGTTCCCCGAAGGCGTGAAGCTGAAGGAAATCGACGAGGCCATCGCCGGCCAGATCGTGTGCCTCGCCGGCATTCCCGACTTCACCCTGGGCGACACCCTGACGGGCGAAGAGCCGCCGGTGGCCCTCCCCCGCATCAAGGTGGATCCTCCCACCATCTCCATGCGCTTCTCCGTGAACGATTCGCCCTTCTGCGGCAAGGACGGCGGACGTTACCTGACCTCCAACCATATCGCCGAGCGCCTGGAGCGCGAAGCCGTTTCGGACGTGGCCCTACGGGTCAACAAATCCGGGGATGGCGCCTATATCGTCGCCGGCCGCGGCGTGCTGCATCTTTCCGTGCTCATCGAGAAGATGCGCCGCGAGAGCTATGAATTCACCGTCGGACGTCCCCGCGTCATCACCCATGAAGAGGACGGCGTGGAGATGGAGCCGGTGGAAACCATCACCATCGACGTGCCCGAGGTCTACGCCGGCGCCGTCATCGACGAAATCAACAAGCGCAAGGGCGACATGCGGGACATGCAGCTGGAAGGCACGCAGAACCGCCTGATCTACGACATTCCCGCCCGCGGCCTCATCGGCCTACGCTCCAAGCTGATGTCCCTTTCCAAGGGCTACGCGGTGTTCCAGCAGATCTTCAAAGGCTACGAGCCTATGAAGGGCGCCATCGAGCAGCGCCCCAACGGCGCGCTCATCTGCAAGGAGCGCGGCGTTTCCGTCGCCTATGCCCTGTGGAAGCTGGAAGAACGCGGCACCATGTTCATCGGCCCGCAGGTGGACGTCTATACCGGCATGATCGTCGGCGAGAACAACCGCGGCGAGGATCTGGTCATCAACATCAACAAGGGCAAGCAATTGACCAACATGCGGACCACCTCGTCCGATGAGGCCACCGTGCTGACGCCCCACCGGCAGTTGTCCCTGGAAGAGGCCCTGGAATTCATCAACGACGATGAAGCCCTGGAAATCACCCCCAAGAACATCCGCATCCGCAAGATCCTGCTCGACGAGAACCAGCGCAAGCGCGCGGGCTAA
- the ruvX gene encoding Holliday junction resolvase RuvX produces MKATTVLGLDFGERRIGVALSDAGKTLATGLTTLDCRANPGWLEALGDIIREETVEAIVVGYPVRTDGKSPPGGKTEAVDAFITKLEKAFRLPIHREDESFTSAMATASLKARGKGKRKTGKALVRERQRAKAEIDRVAACYILQDWLDQHPAGHGNAGA; encoded by the coding sequence ATGAAAGCAACCACCGTTCTCGGGCTTGATTTCGGGGAACGCCGCATAGGCGTGGCCTTGAGCGATGCCGGGAAGACCCTGGCGACGGGCCTTACCACCCTCGATTGCCGGGCCAACCCGGGTTGGCTGGAAGCCCTGGGCGACATAATCCGCGAGGAGACGGTGGAAGCGATCGTGGTGGGCTACCCGGTCCGCACCGACGGGAAATCCCCGCCCGGAGGCAAGACCGAGGCGGTGGACGCGTTCATCACCAAACTGGAGAAGGCCTTCCGGCTGCCGATCCATCGCGAAGACGAGAGTTTCACGAGCGCCATGGCCACGGCCAGCCTCAAGGCCCGCGGCAAAGGCAAACGCAAAACCGGCAAAGCCCTGGTCCGGGAACGGCAGCGCGCCAAGGCCGAGATCGATCGCGTCGCGGCCTGCTATATTCTTCAGGACTGGCTGGACCAGCATCCAGCGGGTCATGGGAACGCGGGTGCGTAG
- a CDS encoding DUF4388 domain-containing protein, translating into MRNRLAALALGLLLAVAAQADTPTPASPVPRWVRTDETVVPIRADISRNGEIRGFLRKGQVVAVERSTEHWVKIRANDTLEGWVPAASMAESGPPVHLDPGSVKSVFLAILLLGLGAFLFLAVSLRRKRKADAEERARQALADAKRRLQNKLQLLFSDEPRIRSHLAMDELPLREFLQGIGYVANLEGDPERFMASCKTFKPNLIVSDYAFQGEVEKMVETDALLINTPVVYLRCGETPATPPDRVRAYLDPNATERDLTETLSACLKRSPEKIRYSVKPVALKGAIHAGTLLELLHFLAAVKKTGQLIATSGGIVGEVSLHDGNVSKGSWKDSTGAGAVESILNLTSGAFEFHERNPEGPAPEGALNTEKMLMDWVKAKDESNHRSRA; encoded by the coding sequence ATGAGGAACCGACTCGCCGCGCTGGCCTTAGGCCTGCTCCTGGCCGTCGCCGCCCAGGCCGACACCCCAACGCCCGCCTCCCCCGTCCCCCGCTGGGTCCGCACCGACGAAACCGTGGTCCCCATCCGCGCGGATATCTCCCGTAACGGCGAGATCCGGGGCTTCCTGCGTAAAGGGCAGGTGGTAGCGGTGGAAAGGTCAACGGAACATTGGGTGAAAATAAGGGCTAACGATACGCTCGAGGGTTGGGTGCCCGCCGCATCCATGGCCGAATCCGGCCCTCCCGTGCATCTGGATCCCGGATCCGTGAAGAGCGTATTCCTGGCCATCCTGCTCTTAGGGTTGGGCGCATTCCTGTTCCTGGCCGTATCCCTGCGGCGCAAACGCAAGGCCGATGCGGAGGAGAGGGCCCGCCAAGCCCTGGCCGATGCCAAGCGCCGCCTGCAGAACAAGCTGCAATTGCTCTTCTCGGACGAACCGCGCATCCGCTCGCACCTGGCCATGGACGAGTTGCCCCTACGCGAATTCCTGCAAGGGATCGGCTACGTGGCCAATCTGGAAGGCGATCCGGAACGCTTCATGGCTTCGTGCAAAACCTTCAAGCCGAATCTCATCGTGTCCGACTACGCCTTCCAAGGGGAAGTAGAGAAGATGGTCGAAACCGATGCCCTGCTGATCAATACCCCGGTGGTCTATTTACGCTGCGGCGAAACCCCGGCCACCCCGCCCGATCGGGTGCGCGCATATCTCGATCCCAATGCTACGGAGCGGGACCTGACCGAGACGCTGTCGGCCTGCCTGAAACGCTCGCCGGAGAAGATCCGGTATTCGGTGAAGCCGGTCGCGCTGAAAGGCGCCATCCATGCCGGGACCTTGCTGGAGCTCTTGCATTTCCTGGCGGCGGTGAAGAAAACCGGCCAACTGATCGCAACGTCGGGAGGGATCGTAGGCGAGGTATCGCTGCATGACGGGAACGTTTCCAAGGGATCCTGGAAAGATTCGACCGGCGCGGGCGCGGTGGAGTCTATCTTGAACCTGACATCGGGCGCGTTCGAGTTCCACGAGCGGAATCCCGAAGGACCTGCCCCCGAAGGCGCCCTCAATACCGAGAAGATGCTGATGGACTGGGTCAAGGCTAAGGATGAAAGCAACCACCGTTCTCGGGCTTGA
- a CDS encoding TIGR02147 family protein yields MRPEPMPLNILMYSDYRLYLKEYYETRKASQPSFSFRYLSTRAGINSSAFYKYIIDGKRNLTKTTILKTCAALKLMDKEAEYFENLVFFNQAKTIKEKNLYFDKLTRLRGDYERRRVEESQYAFYGEWHHSAVRELLGCMRFKWDYPFLAKCLTPSITPSQAEESVALLARLGMAKKDAQGRWRQADPVLTTGGQVDAAAVVDFQKRMLELALEAFDRAAPGERLMSSTTFGISPETFDLFKKKIRDLKAELLELARLDGNPSRAYQLNLNLFPLSRENRV; encoded by the coding sequence ATGCGCCCCGAGCCGATGCCGCTCAACATCCTTATGTATTCCGACTATCGGCTGTACCTCAAGGAATACTACGAGACCCGTAAGGCCTCGCAACCCAGTTTCTCGTTCCGTTACCTTTCCACCCGGGCGGGCATCAACTCCTCGGCGTTCTACAAATACATCATCGACGGCAAACGGAACCTGACCAAAACGACCATCCTGAAGACCTGCGCGGCCCTGAAGCTGATGGACAAGGAAGCCGAATACTTCGAGAACCTGGTCTTCTTCAACCAGGCGAAGACGATCAAGGAAAAGAACCTTTATTTCGACAAGCTGACCCGCCTGCGGGGCGACTACGAACGCCGCCGGGTGGAAGAAAGCCAATACGCCTTCTACGGGGAATGGCACCATAGCGCGGTGCGCGAATTGCTCGGGTGCATGCGGTTCAAATGGGATTACCCGTTCCTGGCGAAGTGCCTGACGCCGTCCATAACCCCGTCGCAGGCGGAAGAATCGGTGGCCTTACTGGCGCGCTTGGGGATGGCGAAGAAGGATGCCCAGGGGCGCTGGCGCCAGGCTGATCCGGTATTGACCACCGGCGGGCAGGTGGATGCGGCGGCGGTGGTGGATTTCCAGAAGCGCATGCTGGAGCTGGCCCTGGAGGCCTTCGATCGGGCCGCGCCCGGGGAACGGCTGATGTCCTCGACCACGTTCGGGATTTCCCCGGAAACCTTCGATTTGTTCAAGAAGAAGATCCGGGATCTCAAGGCGGAACTCCTCGAGCTGGCTCGGCTGGACGGGAATCCCTCGCGCGCCTACCAATTGAACCTGAACCTGTTCCCTTTGTCCCGGGAAAATCGCGTATGA
- the smc gene encoding chromosome segregation protein SMC translates to MYLSKLRIFGFKSFANKVEVNFPGEGITSVVGPNGCGKSNIIDAIRWVLGEQRAKALRSSKMEDVIFSGTADKPPLNMAEVSLLINNDSGVLPSEYTQIMITRRAFRNGETEYLINNQPCRLKDIHNLFYDTGMGAASYSLIEAKMIDSILSEKADERRTMFEEASGISKYKQQRKETLRQLERTALDLARVEDNLKFVQQNVNMFERQAKKAEKWRELRKAYVSLELSYNLDSFVELDARYRSMQAEAGKGQDLIDSLQSQITARETELEEGKLMMVEEEQALSRLNQVVAATNAEVVRLENELDKSKDRILHLGESIKRLDAETEQAGRRLGEIAQEKHKDQEEIVRLEAEKGELAGMTTGHAEEKERLYRNYSDTRRRADELAEERLQALEELSALRNRAGNANTQLQHLKEDEQELDAALQEVTERVLNFSDEKATVEEQVRILEAQVTELGGRIGAGSSRLVDIAREWETLRREEREAASEKVALETRHAMLKGLQESMEGVDGGVQHLMAKAKDRIQSLLADAVKVPEEAVLVAEKCLGRYLQAMLVPDQGTQLDLLRELKESQKGEAILFASHGSATPFVRPRPDLTSVPGFQGWIIEKVSADAGLKPLLELALGNYALMESQDAAWSALARIEGQDIWLVTPAGEMVHASGLVLGGARKGEKTGLLQRKHLLEQTAARLVEVTVKAKDLGERLLALEAERKQLEQGQAAMGQEQKQAERKWQEQKSKLNYILSSMETMDKDKSQKRLKLETVRDQLESTERDQAEMAGSLEESEEARKVLENQFHHALEEVHKAEAERARFEERLRDLDKLKAQNESQSKAMVLRLEYLDRAQKEQQELAAKNAAQKTEWENLIAQMNGRMETVMDQIEILHTRMAGEEKLRDQAKEVYDSKVGRLDEIRVQIRNRNDELRAVTQGRHDAAMKMEQARAAMSNIRERMFELHEVDLSNPHKLNDEGEQILIFEKVAYDAATAMEEIAAYKDKLKNLGNINPGALEDYEAEKAKLDEVNKQFTDLDRARQGLEKAIKKLDKVAREQFLATFAVVQKNFQDVFSSLFEGGEAQLALEDNVDPLDAKIEINARPTGKKMRGVSLLSGGERALTAISLLFALYLVRPSPYCIMDEVDGPLDDANIGRFVNLLRRFSHQTQFIVVTHNKRTMAASDMLYGVTQEIKGISKLVSVQLDEASRIAA, encoded by the coding sequence ATGTACTTATCCAAGCTGCGGATCTTCGGATTCAAATCCTTCGCCAATAAGGTGGAGGTCAATTTTCCCGGGGAAGGCATCACCTCGGTGGTCGGCCCCAACGGCTGCGGGAAGTCCAACATCATCGATGCCATCCGCTGGGTGCTGGGCGAGCAACGCGCCAAGGCCTTGCGCTCCAGCAAGATGGAGGACGTCATCTTCAGCGGCACAGCGGATAAGCCGCCCCTGAACATGGCCGAGGTTTCCCTGCTTATCAATAACGATTCCGGCGTTCTCCCCTCGGAGTACACCCAGATCATGATCACCCGGCGCGCCTTCCGCAACGGCGAGACCGAGTACCTGATCAACAACCAGCCGTGCCGCCTGAAGGACATCCATAACCTGTTCTACGATACGGGAATGGGCGCCGCCAGCTACAGCTTAATCGAAGCCAAGATGATCGACAGCATCTTGTCGGAGAAGGCCGACGAGCGGCGGACCATGTTCGAAGAAGCCTCGGGCATTTCCAAGTACAAGCAGCAGCGCAAAGAGACCTTGCGCCAATTGGAACGCACCGCGCTGGACTTGGCGCGCGTGGAAGACAACCTCAAGTTCGTCCAGCAGAACGTGAACATGTTCGAGCGCCAGGCCAAGAAGGCGGAAAAGTGGCGCGAGCTCAGGAAGGCCTACGTCTCCCTGGAACTGAGCTACAACCTCGATTCCTTCGTGGAGTTGGACGCCCGCTACCGGTCCATGCAGGCCGAAGCCGGCAAAGGCCAGGATCTCATCGACAGCTTGCAGTCCCAGATCACCGCCCGCGAGACGGAATTGGAAGAGGGCAAGCTGATGATGGTGGAAGAAGAGCAGGCGCTCTCCCGCCTGAACCAGGTGGTGGCCGCCACCAACGCCGAAGTGGTGCGCCTGGAAAACGAGTTGGACAAGTCCAAGGATCGCATCCTGCACCTGGGCGAATCCATCAAGCGCTTGGACGCGGAGACCGAGCAGGCCGGCCGCCGCTTGGGGGAGATCGCCCAGGAAAAGCATAAGGACCAGGAAGAGATCGTCCGGCTGGAGGCGGAAAAGGGCGAGTTGGCCGGGATGACCACGGGCCATGCCGAGGAGAAGGAACGCCTGTACCGGAATTACTCCGATACGCGCCGCCGCGCCGATGAGTTGGCCGAAGAGCGCTTGCAGGCCTTGGAAGAGCTGTCGGCCCTGCGCAATCGCGCCGGCAACGCCAATACCCAATTGCAGCATCTCAAGGAAGACGAGCAGGAGCTCGACGCCGCCCTGCAGGAAGTCACCGAACGCGTGCTGAACTTCTCGGACGAGAAGGCCACGGTCGAAGAGCAGGTGCGGATCCTGGAAGCCCAGGTGACCGAGCTGGGGGGCCGCATCGGCGCGGGATCGAGCCGTTTGGTGGATATCGCCCGGGAATGGGAGACCTTGCGCCGGGAGGAGCGGGAAGCCGCTTCGGAGAAGGTGGCCCTGGAGACCCGTCACGCGATGCTGAAGGGTTTGCAGGAAAGCATGGAAGGCGTGGACGGGGGCGTACAGCATCTGATGGCCAAGGCCAAGGATCGCATCCAGTCCCTCCTCGCCGACGCGGTGAAGGTGCCGGAAGAAGCGGTATTGGTGGCCGAGAAATGCCTGGGCCGATACCTGCAGGCCATGCTGGTGCCCGATCAAGGCACCCAACTCGATCTGCTTCGCGAGCTGAAGGAATCGCAGAAAGGCGAAGCCATCCTGTTCGCCTCCCATGGCTCGGCTACGCCCTTCGTCCGTCCCCGCCCTGATCTCACCTCGGTTCCCGGTTTCCAAGGCTGGATCATAGAGAAAGTCTCGGCGGACGCGGGTCTCAAGCCCTTGTTGGAGCTGGCCCTCGGCAATTACGCCCTGATGGAAAGCCAGGATGCGGCCTGGAGCGCGCTCGCGCGCATCGAAGGCCAGGATATCTGGCTCGTGACTCCCGCCGGGGAAATGGTCCACGCCTCGGGGTTGGTCCTGGGCGGGGCCCGCAAGGGCGAAAAGACCGGCCTCTTGCAGCGCAAGCACCTGCTGGAGCAGACCGCGGCCCGTCTCGTGGAAGTTACGGTCAAGGCCAAGGACCTGGGCGAACGCCTGTTGGCCCTGGAGGCCGAGCGCAAGCAATTGGAACAGGGCCAGGCGGCCATGGGACAGGAGCAGAAGCAAGCCGAACGCAAGTGGCAGGAACAGAAATCCAAGCTCAACTACATCCTCTCTTCCATGGAGACGATGGACAAGGACAAGAGCCAGAAGCGCCTGAAGTTGGAAACGGTGCGCGACCAGTTGGAATCCACCGAGCGCGATCAGGCCGAGATGGCCGGAAGCCTGGAAGAAAGCGAAGAAGCCCGCAAGGTGCTGGAGAACCAATTCCACCATGCCCTGGAAGAGGTGCATAAGGCCGAGGCCGAGCGGGCCCGCTTCGAGGAACGGCTGCGCGATCTGGATAAGCTGAAGGCCCAGAACGAGTCCCAGTCCAAGGCCATGGTGCTGAGGCTGGAGTACCTGGACCGCGCCCAGAAGGAGCAGCAAGAACTGGCCGCCAAGAACGCGGCGCAGAAGACGGAGTGGGAAAACCTCATCGCGCAAATGAACGGCCGCATGGAAACGGTGATGGATCAGATCGAGATCCTGCATACGCGCATGGCCGGGGAGGAGAAGCTGCGCGATCAGGCGAAGGAGGTCTACGATTCCAAGGTGGGCCGCTTGGACGAGATCCGCGTGCAGATCCGCAACCGGAACGACGAATTGCGCGCCGTGACCCAGGGCCGGCACGATGCGGCCATGAAGATGGAGCAGGCCCGCGCCGCCATGTCCAACATCCGCGAGCGCATGTTCGAACTCCACGAGGTGGACCTTTCCAACCCGCACAAGCTGAACGACGAGGGCGAGCAAATATTGATCTTCGAGAAGGTGGCCTACGACGCCGCCACGGCCATGGAAGAGATCGCCGCCTATAAGGACAAGCTGAAGAATCTGGGGAACATCAATCCCGGCGCCCTCGAGGATTACGAGGCCGAGAAGGCTAAGCTGGACGAGGTGAACAAGCAGTTCACCGATCTGGATCGCGCCCGCCAGGGCCTGGAGAAGGCCATTAAGAAGCTGGACAAGGTGGCCCGCGAGCAGTTCCTGGCCACCTTCGCGGTGGTGCAGAAGAATTTCCAGGACGTGTTCTCCAGCCTGTTCGAAGGCGGCGAGGCCCAGTTGGCCCTGGAAGACAACGTCGATCCGCTGGACGCCAAGATCGAGATCAACGCGCGGCCCACGGGCAAGAAGATGCGTGGCGTGTCCTTGCTTTCGGGCGGAGAACGCGCCCTGACCGCCATCTCCCTGCTGTTCGCCCTGTACCTGGTGCGCCCTTCGCCCTACTGTATCATGGATGAGGTGGACGGGCCGCTGGACGACGCCAACATCGGGCGCTTCGTCAACCTGTTACGCCGCTTCTCGCACCAGACCCAGTTCATCGTGGTGACCCACAACAAGCGCACCATGGCGGCCTCGGACATGCTGTACGGGGTCACGCAGGAGATCAAGGGCATATCCAAGCTGGTGAGCGTGCAGCTCGACGAAGCCAGCCGGATCGCCGCGTAG